The Scophthalmus maximus strain ysfricsl-2021 chromosome 7, ASM2237912v1, whole genome shotgun sequence genome includes a window with the following:
- the rcn2 gene encoding reticulocalbin-2 isoform X1 has protein sequence MLFLSNIFNIIGNESKPDKHQCFYQAIIDFMASSGLLVLLFLQFGLGQSSHKHLPEDHYIGQQHNPDHDLNVLMGDKDTEEIKKLSPAQQREKMMDIVKKIDTNADNLLGPEEITLWIQHVYRKYALDDAEERFPEFDTDKDGAVTWEEYNMIDPLDQLISFDDSTVLEDPEQESLRHLLLKERRRFDFADVDGTPGLNVTEFLAFTHPSEVDHMADFAIEDVLSEYDTDKDGFIGLSEFIGDVRGDEDSPSQWEIEQTVRFKDLYDQDKDGKLDREEQLRWVAPNSYGSAREEALHLIKEMDSDGDGQISEAEVLKNQETFMNSEVTDYGRQLHVSHDEL, from the exons ATGCTCTTTCTCTCAAACATATTCAACATCATCGGGAACGAATCGAAACCAGACAAGCACCAGTGTTTCTACCAAGCTATAATAGATTTC ATGGCCTCCTCTGGATTGTTGGTATTGCTGTTTCTTCAGTTTGGACTTGGACAAAGTTCTCACAAGCATCTTCCTGAAGATCATTATATTGGCCAGCAGCACAACCCTGACCACGACCTGAATGTCCTGATGGGAGACAAG GACACAGAGGAGATTAAGAAACTCAGCCCTGCAcagcagagggaaaagatgaTGGATATTGTAAAGAAGATTGACACAAATGCTGACAATCTGCTTGGTCCAG AAGAGATTACTCTGTGGATTCAGCACGTCTACAGGAAATACGCCCTAGATGATGCAGAGGAGCGGTTCCCTGAGTTTGACACTGACAAAGATGGTGCTGTAACATGGGAGGAATACAACATGATAGATCCCCTCGATCAGCTCATCAGTTTTGATGACAGCACCGTTCTAGAGGATCCAGAACAAGAGTCTCTCAGACAC CTGCTtctgaaggagaggagacgcTTTGACTTTGCTGATGTGGACGGCACACCGGGCCTTAATGTAACAGAGTTTCTTGCCTTCACACACCCGTCTGAAGTGGATCACATGGCT GATTTTGCCATTGAAGATGTGTTGAGTGAATATGACACCGATAAAGATGGATTCATCGGTCTAAGTGAATTTATTGGAGATGTCCGTGGTGATG AGGACTCCCCTTCCCAGTGGGAGATTGAGCAAACAGTGCGGTTTAAAGACCTTTATGATCAAGACAAGGATGGCAAGTTGGATCGAGAAGAGCAGCTTCGCTGGGTAGCACCTAACAGCTACGGTTCAGCAAGAGAAGAG GCTCTTCACCTCATCAAGGAAATGGACAGCGATGGAGACGGGCAGATCTCAGAGGCTGAAGTTTTGAAAAATCAAGAGACATTCATGAACAGTGAAGTGACAGACTATGGCAGACAGCTGCATGTATCACACGATGAATTATAA
- the rcn2 gene encoding reticulocalbin-2 isoform X2 — translation MLFLSNIFNIIGNESKPDKHQCFYQAIIDFMASSGLLVLLFLQFGLGQSSHKHLPEDHYIGQQHNPDHDLNVLMGDKDTEEIKKLSPAQQREKMMDIVKKIDTNADNLLGPEITLWIQHVYRKYALDDAEERFPEFDTDKDGAVTWEEYNMIDPLDQLISFDDSTVLEDPEQESLRHLLLKERRRFDFADVDGTPGLNVTEFLAFTHPSEVDHMADFAIEDVLSEYDTDKDGFIGLSEFIGDVRGDEDSPSQWEIEQTVRFKDLYDQDKDGKLDREEQLRWVAPNSYGSAREEALHLIKEMDSDGDGQISEAEVLKNQETFMNSEVTDYGRQLHVSHDEL, via the exons ATGCTCTTTCTCTCAAACATATTCAACATCATCGGGAACGAATCGAAACCAGACAAGCACCAGTGTTTCTACCAAGCTATAATAGATTTC ATGGCCTCCTCTGGATTGTTGGTATTGCTGTTTCTTCAGTTTGGACTTGGACAAAGTTCTCACAAGCATCTTCCTGAAGATCATTATATTGGCCAGCAGCACAACCCTGACCACGACCTGAATGTCCTGATGGGAGACAAG GACACAGAGGAGATTAAGAAACTCAGCCCTGCAcagcagagggaaaagatgaTGGATATTGTAAAGAAGATTGACACAAATGCTGACAATCTGCTTGGTCCAG AGATTACTCTGTGGATTCAGCACGTCTACAGGAAATACGCCCTAGATGATGCAGAGGAGCGGTTCCCTGAGTTTGACACTGACAAAGATGGTGCTGTAACATGGGAGGAATACAACATGATAGATCCCCTCGATCAGCTCATCAGTTTTGATGACAGCACCGTTCTAGAGGATCCAGAACAAGAGTCTCTCAGACAC CTGCTtctgaaggagaggagacgcTTTGACTTTGCTGATGTGGACGGCACACCGGGCCTTAATGTAACAGAGTTTCTTGCCTTCACACACCCGTCTGAAGTGGATCACATGGCT GATTTTGCCATTGAAGATGTGTTGAGTGAATATGACACCGATAAAGATGGATTCATCGGTCTAAGTGAATTTATTGGAGATGTCCGTGGTGATG AGGACTCCCCTTCCCAGTGGGAGATTGAGCAAACAGTGCGGTTTAAAGACCTTTATGATCAAGACAAGGATGGCAAGTTGGATCGAGAAGAGCAGCTTCGCTGGGTAGCACCTAACAGCTACGGTTCAGCAAGAGAAGAG GCTCTTCACCTCATCAAGGAAATGGACAGCGATGGAGACGGGCAGATCTCAGAGGCTGAAGTTTTGAAAAATCAAGAGACATTCATGAACAGTGAAGTGACAGACTATGGCAGACAGCTGCATGTATCACACGATGAATTATAA
- the rcn2 gene encoding reticulocalbin-2 isoform X4: protein MASSGLLVLLFLQFGLGQSSHKHLPEDHYIGQQHNPDHDLNVLMGDKDTEEIKKLSPAQQREKMMDIVKKIDTNADNLLGPEEITLWIQHVYRKYALDDAEERFPEFDTDKDGAVTWEEYNMIDPLDQLISFDDSTVLEDPEQESLRHLLLKERRRFDFADVDGTPGLNVTEFLAFTHPSEVDHMADFAIEDVLSEYDTDKDGFIGLSEFIGDVRGDEDSPSQWEIEQTVRFKDLYDQDKDGKLDREEQLRWVAPNSYGSAREEALHLIKEMDSDGDGQISEAEVLKNQETFMNSEVTDYGRQLHVSHDEL, encoded by the exons ATGGCCTCCTCTGGATTGTTGGTATTGCTGTTTCTTCAGTTTGGACTTGGACAAAGTTCTCACAAGCATCTTCCTGAAGATCATTATATTGGCCAGCAGCACAACCCTGACCACGACCTGAATGTCCTGATGGGAGACAAG GACACAGAGGAGATTAAGAAACTCAGCCCTGCAcagcagagggaaaagatgaTGGATATTGTAAAGAAGATTGACACAAATGCTGACAATCTGCTTGGTCCAG AAGAGATTACTCTGTGGATTCAGCACGTCTACAGGAAATACGCCCTAGATGATGCAGAGGAGCGGTTCCCTGAGTTTGACACTGACAAAGATGGTGCTGTAACATGGGAGGAATACAACATGATAGATCCCCTCGATCAGCTCATCAGTTTTGATGACAGCACCGTTCTAGAGGATCCAGAACAAGAGTCTCTCAGACAC CTGCTtctgaaggagaggagacgcTTTGACTTTGCTGATGTGGACGGCACACCGGGCCTTAATGTAACAGAGTTTCTTGCCTTCACACACCCGTCTGAAGTGGATCACATGGCT GATTTTGCCATTGAAGATGTGTTGAGTGAATATGACACCGATAAAGATGGATTCATCGGTCTAAGTGAATTTATTGGAGATGTCCGTGGTGATG AGGACTCCCCTTCCCAGTGGGAGATTGAGCAAACAGTGCGGTTTAAAGACCTTTATGATCAAGACAAGGATGGCAAGTTGGATCGAGAAGAGCAGCTTCGCTGGGTAGCACCTAACAGCTACGGTTCAGCAAGAGAAGAG GCTCTTCACCTCATCAAGGAAATGGACAGCGATGGAGACGGGCAGATCTCAGAGGCTGAAGTTTTGAAAAATCAAGAGACATTCATGAACAGTGAAGTGACAGACTATGGCAGACAGCTGCATGTATCACACGATGAATTATAA
- the rcn2 gene encoding reticulocalbin-2 isoform X3: MATITMASSGLLVLLFLQFGLGQSSHKHLPEDHYIGQQHNPDHDLNVLMGDKDTEEIKKLSPAQQREKMMDIVKKIDTNADNLLGPEEITLWIQHVYRKYALDDAEERFPEFDTDKDGAVTWEEYNMIDPLDQLISFDDSTVLEDPEQESLRHLLLKERRRFDFADVDGTPGLNVTEFLAFTHPSEVDHMADFAIEDVLSEYDTDKDGFIGLSEFIGDVRGDEDSPSQWEIEQTVRFKDLYDQDKDGKLDREEQLRWVAPNSYGSAREEALHLIKEMDSDGDGQISEAEVLKNQETFMNSEVTDYGRQLHVSHDEL; the protein is encoded by the exons ATGGCAACCATAACG ATGGCCTCCTCTGGATTGTTGGTATTGCTGTTTCTTCAGTTTGGACTTGGACAAAGTTCTCACAAGCATCTTCCTGAAGATCATTATATTGGCCAGCAGCACAACCCTGACCACGACCTGAATGTCCTGATGGGAGACAAG GACACAGAGGAGATTAAGAAACTCAGCCCTGCAcagcagagggaaaagatgaTGGATATTGTAAAGAAGATTGACACAAATGCTGACAATCTGCTTGGTCCAG AAGAGATTACTCTGTGGATTCAGCACGTCTACAGGAAATACGCCCTAGATGATGCAGAGGAGCGGTTCCCTGAGTTTGACACTGACAAAGATGGTGCTGTAACATGGGAGGAATACAACATGATAGATCCCCTCGATCAGCTCATCAGTTTTGATGACAGCACCGTTCTAGAGGATCCAGAACAAGAGTCTCTCAGACAC CTGCTtctgaaggagaggagacgcTTTGACTTTGCTGATGTGGACGGCACACCGGGCCTTAATGTAACAGAGTTTCTTGCCTTCACACACCCGTCTGAAGTGGATCACATGGCT GATTTTGCCATTGAAGATGTGTTGAGTGAATATGACACCGATAAAGATGGATTCATCGGTCTAAGTGAATTTATTGGAGATGTCCGTGGTGATG AGGACTCCCCTTCCCAGTGGGAGATTGAGCAAACAGTGCGGTTTAAAGACCTTTATGATCAAGACAAGGATGGCAAGTTGGATCGAGAAGAGCAGCTTCGCTGGGTAGCACCTAACAGCTACGGTTCAGCAAGAGAAGAG GCTCTTCACCTCATCAAGGAAATGGACAGCGATGGAGACGGGCAGATCTCAGAGGCTGAAGTTTTGAAAAATCAAGAGACATTCATGAACAGTGAAGTGACAGACTATGGCAGACAGCTGCATGTATCACACGATGAATTATAA